One part of the uncultured Celeribacter sp. genome encodes these proteins:
- the ribB gene encoding 3,4-dihydroxy-2-butanone-4-phosphate synthase yields the protein MAEIQESYEDAISPIEEIIEDARNGRMFILVDHEDRENEGDLVIPSQMATPEAINFMATHGRGLICLTLTGERIDALGLPLMASNNSSRHETAFTVSIEAREGVSTGISAHDRARTVAVAIDPSKTAADIATPGHLFPLRARDGGVLVRAGHTEAGVDVARLAGLQPSSVICEIMNEDGTMSRLPDLVGFAQKHGLKIGTISDLIAYRRRHDNLVSEIAGRKVVSEFGGEWDMKIFSDVLQGAEHIVLIKGDITSPEPVLARMHALNPLEDVLGIGKTSREIEGAMELIAKEGRGVVVLLRDINMKLEAGSETPQTLRQYGLGAQILAALGLHKLTLVSDSPQPKVVGLEAYGLEITGTRKITEGA from the coding sequence ATGGCTGAAATACAAGAAAGCTACGAAGACGCGATTTCTCCGATTGAAGAGATCATTGAAGATGCCCGCAACGGGCGGATGTTCATTCTCGTCGATCACGAAGATCGCGAAAATGAAGGCGATCTGGTGATCCCGTCGCAGATGGCGACGCCCGAGGCGATCAACTTCATGGCGACCCATGGCCGGGGGCTGATCTGTCTGACGCTCACAGGCGAACGCATTGATGCGCTGGGCCTGCCGCTGATGGCATCGAACAATTCATCGCGTCATGAGACGGCCTTCACCGTTTCGATCGAAGCCCGCGAAGGTGTGTCCACGGGCATTTCTGCCCATGACCGCGCCCGCACCGTGGCTGTGGCCATCGATCCGTCGAAAACCGCCGCCGACATCGCGACGCCGGGGCATCTGTTCCCGCTGCGCGCCCGCGATGGTGGTGTGTTGGTGCGCGCCGGCCATACCGAAGCCGGTGTCGATGTCGCGCGTCTCGCCGGGTTGCAGCCATCGTCGGTGATCTGTGAGATCATGAACGAAGACGGCACCATGTCGCGGCTGCCCGATCTGGTGGGATTTGCCCAGAAACACGGGCTGAAGATCGGCACGATCTCGGATCTGATCGCCTATCGCCGCCGTCACGACAACCTCGTCTCTGAAATTGCCGGACGCAAGGTCGTTTCGGAATTCGGTGGGGAGTGGGACATGAAAATCTTCTCCGACGTGCTGCAGGGGGCCGAGCATATCGTGCTCATCAAGGGCGACATCACTTCGCCGGAGCCGGTTCTGGCACGCATGCATGCGCTCAACCCGCTTGAAGATGTGCTGGGGATCGGCAAGACCTCGCGCGAGATCGAAGGTGCGATGGAGCTGATCGCCAAAGAGGGGCGTGGCGTCGTGGTTTTGCTGCGCGACATCAACATGAAGCTGGAGGCCGGATCGGAAACCCCGCAGACCCTGCGGCAATACGGGCTGGGGGCGCAGATCCTTGCAGCGCTCGGTCTGCACAAGCTGACACTGGTCAGCGACAGCCCGCAGCCCAAAGTGGTCGGGCTTGAGGCCTATGGTCTGGAAATCACCGGCACCCGCAAGATCACGGAAGGAGCCTGA
- a CDS encoding 6,7-dimethyl-8-ribityllumazine synthase, giving the protein MAANETHYTLDLPTFDKPVKILIVVAPYYKDIADELIAGAKGVVEEVGGTWDLVEVPGALEVPTAISIADKLSNFDGYVALGCVIRGETTHYETVCNDSSRALQLMGLQGLCIGNGILTVENRDQAVVRAEAKGQNKGGGAAAAALHLVALSRKWANPSKSVGFHSDAIRLAGEPEGPQSA; this is encoded by the coding sequence ATGGCCGCGAATGAAACCCATTACACGCTGGATTTGCCGACATTCGACAAGCCGGTGAAAATCCTTATCGTGGTGGCGCCCTATTATAAGGATATTGCCGACGAGCTGATCGCCGGGGCCAAAGGCGTCGTGGAAGAGGTCGGCGGAACCTGGGATCTGGTCGAGGTGCCTGGCGCGCTGGAAGTGCCCACCGCGATCTCCATTGCGGACAAACTGTCCAATTTCGACGGCTATGTCGCGCTGGGCTGTGTCATTCGGGGCGAGACCACCCATTATGAAACAGTGTGCAACGACAGTTCGCGCGCCCTTCAGCTGATGGGGCTGCAGGGCCTGTGCATCGGCAACGGCATCCTGACGGTTGAAAACCGCGATCAGGCTGTCGTGCGGGCAGAGGCCAAGGGGCAGAATAAAGGCGGCGGTGCTGCGGCTGCGGCCTTGCATCTTGTCGCACTTTCGCGCAAATGGGCAAATCCGAGCAAGAGCGTGGGATTCCATTCCGACGCGATCCGCCTTGCCGGGGAACCTGAAGGACCGCAAAGCGCATGA
- the nusB gene encoding transcription antitermination factor NusB yields the protein MTQEHDHLKPPSKREMKSAARLYSVQALFQMEAAEMTVDKVRRQFYDHFFGLETEEEGLFIDGDSDLFHEITEIAVNDQVKIDQMTDRALVAKWPIARIDSTLRALFRAAGAELLSKRTPPKVVIVEFVDVAKAFYPDGREPKFVNAVLDHMAREACPEAF from the coding sequence ATGACTCAAGAGCACGACCACCTGAAACCGCCCAGCAAGCGTGAGATGAAATCCGCAGCACGCCTTTATTCCGTGCAGGCGCTGTTTCAGATGGAAGCCGCAGAGATGACGGTCGATAAGGTCCGTCGTCAGTTCTACGATCATTTCTTTGGTCTGGAGACCGAAGAAGAGGGGCTGTTCATCGATGGCGACAGCGACTTGTTTCATGAAATCACCGAAATCGCGGTGAACGATCAGGTGAAGATCGACCAGATGACCGATCGGGCCCTGGTGGCGAAATGGCCGATTGCTCGGATCGACAGCACCCTGCGTGCGCTGTTTCGCGCTGCCGGGGCAGAGCTTTTGTCCAAACGCACCCCGCCGAAGGTGGTGATCGTGGAATTCGTCGATGTGGCCAAGGCTTTCTACCCTGATGGCCGCGAGCCCAAATTTGTGAATGCGGTGCTGGATCATATGGCGCGCGAGGCCTGTCCCGAAGCCTTCTGA
- a CDS encoding MmcB family DNA repair protein, producing the protein MATLSDPFVTSAQPGQLLARGVCRHMRSHDFVCVEELVPTRGLRVDVMALGPKGDVWVIECKSSRADFTSDTKWQGYLEWCDRFFFAVNQDFPTEILPAEAGLIMADAYQAEILRLPEQQRLPAARRKVMHMKFARHAATRLQSYRDPGVAVTFGAGTS; encoded by the coding sequence ATGGCCACTCTCTCCGACCCCTTTGTCACCTCTGCCCAACCCGGTCAGCTTCTGGCGCGCGGTGTGTGCCGCCATATGCGCAGCCACGATTTCGTTTGTGTCGAAGAGCTGGTGCCAACGCGCGGGCTGCGCGTGGATGTCATGGCACTGGGGCCAAAGGGCGATGTCTGGGTGATCGAGTGCAAATCCAGCCGGGCTGATTTTACCTCGGACACCAAATGGCAGGGCTATCTGGAATGGTGTGACCGGTTTTTCTTTGCCGTGAATCAGGATTTCCCGACAGAGATTTTACCCGCCGAGGCGGGGTTGATCATGGCCGACGCCTATCAGGCCGAGATCCTGCGGTTGCCGGAACAGCAGCGTTTGCCAGCGGCGCGGCGCAAGGTCATGCATATGAAATTTGCCCGCCACGCGGCCACGCGATTGCAGTCTTATCGTGATCCGGGTGTGGCAGTGACCTTTGGCGCTGGGACGTCCTGA
- a CDS encoding DUF6324 family protein, whose product MSINSESDTEANLQIGPTTLGMVRIFIEANGIEVPMDFEPEEAEEIAEEIRAAAAQARRVSK is encoded by the coding sequence ATGAGCATCAACTCGGAAAGCGACACGGAAGCCAACCTGCAAATCGGGCCGACCACGCTCGGCATGGTGCGCATTTTCATCGAGGCCAATGGCATCGAAGTGCCGATGGATTTCGAACCCGAAGAGGCCGAGGAAATCGCGGAAGAGATTCGCGCAGCCGCCGCTCAAGCCCGCCGCGTCTCAAAATAA
- a CDS encoding DUF6476 family protein — protein sequence MTDPIDIDPKAAAGLTLLRRLVTGLLVVMIAGFLVLIGLLVTRFPKSDSAVAFEMPDRIHLPKGIQPEAFTRGNDWLAIVAGDEILIYDAESGSLRQRIDIRRD from the coding sequence ATGACCGATCCGATTGATATTGACCCCAAAGCCGCGGCCGGGCTAACGCTGTTGCGCCGGCTGGTGACGGGGCTTCTGGTCGTGATGATTGCGGGGTTTCTAGTCCTGATCGGCCTGCTTGTCACCCGTTTCCCAAAGAGTGACAGCGCGGTCGCCTTTGAGATGCCCGACCGCATCCATTTGCCCAAAGGCATCCAGCCGGAGGCCTTTACCCGTGGCAACGATTGGCTGGCCATCGTCGCAGGCGACGAAATCCTGATTTACGACGCCGAAAGCGGGTCCCTGCGCCAACGCATCGACATCCGTCGCGACTGA
- a CDS encoding RluA family pseudouridine synthase produces the protein MPVTKVEFEIAENPHKRLDKAIARDVPEAATLSRSRLVKLLAEGAVQVNGVVVTDQKAKVAEGDQISILVEEAVETALVAEDIALDVIYEDDDLIVINKPVGMVVHPAPGSPRGTLVNALMHHCGDSLSGIGGERRPGIVHRIDKDTSGLLVVAKSDQAHQGLAKQFEKHSVERKYIALVYGAPDPMDPRLRGVKGVSFEGSNILRITTLLGRHKTDRQKQAVSFSEGRHAITRARVLDLYGVPPQLALVECWLETGRTHQIRVHMAHAGHGLVGDQTYGGRRKLSHKAFSEAAREAVAAFPRQALHATVLGFVHPVSGENIRFEADLPADMADLLTLVQAAPD, from the coding sequence ATGCCAGTCACCAAAGTCGAATTCGAGATCGCGGAAAACCCGCACAAACGTCTTGATAAGGCGATCGCGCGCGATGTGCCAGAGGCAGCCACCTTGTCGCGTTCGCGTCTGGTCAAGCTTCTGGCCGAGGGCGCCGTGCAGGTCAACGGTGTCGTTGTCACGGATCAAAAGGCGAAGGTGGCAGAAGGGGACCAAATCAGCATTTTGGTCGAAGAGGCGGTGGAAACCGCATTGGTGGCCGAGGACATCGCACTGGATGTCATCTATGAGGATGACGATCTGATCGTCATCAACAAACCTGTGGGCATGGTCGTCCATCCGGCACCGGGCAGCCCGCGCGGCACATTGGTCAACGCGTTGATGCATCACTGCGGCGACAGCCTGTCGGGCATCGGTGGCGAGCGTCGCCCCGGCATCGTGCATCGGATCGACAAGGATACCTCCGGGTTGCTCGTCGTGGCGAAATCCGATCAGGCGCATCAGGGGCTCGCCAAACAGTTCGAAAAGCACAGCGTCGAACGCAAATATATCGCGCTGGTCTACGGCGCACCCGACCCGATGGACCCGCGCCTGCGTGGCGTGAAGGGGGTCAGTTTCGAAGGCTCCAACATTTTGCGGATCACCACGTTGCTTGGGCGTCACAAGACCGACCGGCAGAAACAGGCGGTGAGCTTCAGCGAAGGCCGCCACGCCATCACCCGCGCCCGTGTGCTCGATCTCTATGGTGTGCCGCCGCAGTTGGCGCTGGTGGAATGCTGGCTGGAAACCGGGCGCACCCATCAGATCCGCGTACATATGGCTCATGCCGGGCACGGGCTGGTGGGAGATCAGACCTATGGGGGGCGGCGCAAACTGTCGCATAAGGCCTTTTCCGAGGCCGCGCGCGAGGCCGTCGCGGCCTTCCCGCGGCAGGCGCTGCATGCGACGGTTTTGGGCTTTGTGCATCCTGTCAGCGGGGAAAACATCCGTTTTGAGGCGGATTTGCCTGCCGATATGGCGGATCTTTTGACGCTGGTGCAGGCCGCGCCCGACTGA
- the rpoH gene encoding RNA polymerase sigma factor RpoH, which yields MSNYANLPAPSPEQGLNRYLQEIRKFPMLEPEEEYMLAKRWVDHEDSSAAHKLVTSHLRLAAKIAMGYRGYGLPQAEVISEANVGLMQAVKRFDPEKGFRLATYAMWWIRASIQEYILRSWSLVKLGTTSAQKKLFFNLRKAKSRIGALEEGDLHPDNVKRIAHDLGVTEDEVISMNRRMSGGDASLNATVGSEDEGSAQWQDWLEDETANQAADYEARDELESRRALLVQAMDVLNDREKDILLQRRLQDQPVTLEELSGRYEVSRERIRQIEVRAFEKLQKRMQELAHEAGMTAAD from the coding sequence ATGAGTAACTACGCAAATTTGCCGGCTCCGAGCCCCGAACAGGGGTTGAACCGCTATCTGCAGGAAATTCGGAAGTTCCCGATGCTGGAACCCGAAGAAGAATACATGCTCGCCAAGCGATGGGTGGATCACGAAGACAGCAGCGCGGCCCATAAACTTGTGACCTCGCACCTGCGGCTCGCGGCTAAGATCGCTATGGGTTATCGCGGCTACGGGTTGCCGCAGGCCGAAGTGATTTCCGAGGCCAATGTGGGGCTGATGCAGGCGGTCAAACGGTTTGACCCTGAAAAGGGCTTCCGTCTGGCGACCTATGCCATGTGGTGGATTCGCGCCAGCATTCAGGAATATATTCTGCGCTCGTGGTCCTTGGTGAAACTCGGCACGACCTCGGCGCAGAAAAAACTGTTTTTCAACCTGCGCAAGGCCAAGTCGCGGATCGGGGCGCTGGAAGAGGGGGATCTGCATCCCGACAACGTCAAACGCATCGCGCATGATCTGGGCGTGACCGAAGACGAGGTCATCTCGATGAACCGCCGCATGTCGGGTGGCGATGCGTCGCTGAATGCCACGGTGGGGTCTGAGGACGAAGGGTCTGCGCAGTGGCAGGATTGGCTGGAGGATGAAACCGCCAACCAGGCTGCCGATTACGAAGCGCGCGATGAGCTGGAAAGCAGGCGTGCGCTGCTGGTGCAGGCGATGGATGTGCTCAACGACCGCGAAAAGGACATCCTGTTGCAGCGTCGTTTGCAGGACCAGCCGGTGACGCTTGAGGAACTGTCAGGGCGTTACGAGGTGTCGCGCGAACGCATTCGTCAGATCGAGGTGCGCGCCTTTGAAAAGCTTCAAAAGCGGATGCAGGAGCTGGCGCACGAGGCTGGAATGACTGCCGCCGACTGA
- a CDS encoding Gfo/Idh/MocA family oxidoreductase, with amino-acid sequence MTQALRFGILGAAKFAREHMAPAIHEARGAELVALATSSVDKAAPFQAFCPGLSVETDYDALLARSDIDAVYIPLPNAMHIDWSLKALNAGKHVLCEKPIAMAARDIDRLIAKRDETGLLAAEAFMIVHHPQWQRVRTLLAAGEIGALRRADVAFSFDNGAARDDIRNRPETGGGALGDIGVYAFGSVRFATGQDPLAITSARITRENGVDVSAEVTAQFPGFDYHGYVSMRMAPFQEVRLHGTEGLLTVKTPFNAGVAGLAEIEIRQADGSRRIEQFPRVRQYVCQVENFVQAARGQADYPWTLENARGTQAMIDRVFDADQG; translated from the coding sequence ATGACACAGGCATTGCGCTTTGGCATTCTGGGGGCGGCGAAGTTTGCCCGCGAACATATGGCTCCGGCCATTCACGAGGCGCGGGGGGCGGAACTGGTCGCGCTGGCGACATCTTCGGTGGACAAGGCCGCGCCGTTTCAGGCCTTTTGTCCCGGTCTGTCGGTGGAGACGGACTATGATGCGCTTTTGGCGCGGTCCGATATCGATGCGGTTTATATCCCGCTGCCCAACGCCATGCACATCGACTGGAGCCTCAAGGCGCTGAATGCGGGCAAACATGTTTTGTGTGAGAAACCGATCGCCATGGCGGCCCGCGACATCGATCGGTTGATCGCCAAACGCGATGAGACCGGGCTTTTGGCAGCGGAGGCCTTTATGATCGTGCATCACCCGCAATGGCAGCGCGTGCGGACCCTGCTGGCGGCGGGTGAGATCGGAGCGCTGCGGCGTGCCGATGTCGCGTTCTCTTTCGACAATGGCGCGGCACGCGATGATATTCGCAACCGACCGGAAACCGGGGGCGGGGCTCTGGGCGACATCGGGGTCTATGCCTTTGGTTCGGTGCGTTTTGCGACAGGGCAGGACCCGCTCGCCATCACCTCGGCCCGGATCACCCGCGAGAATGGCGTCGATGTGAGCGCCGAGGTCACCGCGCAATTTCCGGGATTTGATTACCATGGCTATGTGTCGATGCGCATGGCGCCGTTTCAGGAGGTGCGCCTTCACGGGACCGAAGGGCTGCTGACGGTGAAGACCCCCTTTAACGCGGGTGTGGCGGGTCTGGCCGAGATTGAGATCCGTCAGGCGGATGGCAGTCGCCGGATCGAACAATTCCCGCGGGTGCGCCAATATGTGTGTCAGGTGGAAAATTTTGTGCAGGCGGCGCGGGGGCAGGCGGACTATCCGTGGACGCTGGAAAATGCGCGGGGCACGCAGGCCATGATCGACCGCGTTTTTGATGCGGATCAAGGTTAA
- a CDS encoding membrane dipeptidase → MFKWIGRGLGLLIIIAAVVFWGILPGVVEKGQNRSVAHDPYVISPEAQALHDSLIIGDLHADSLLWNRNLLDRSDRGHVDFPRLREGNVAVQVFTTVTKSPAGQNYDENSADARDNITLLALVEAWPIRTWNNLTERGLYMAERMDGFVEKAPDEIRLILTKSDLDAVLEARAEGTPITGALIGSEGGHILEGDIANLDRIYDAGFRLMGLTHFFNNALGGSLHGINPPGLTVFGRDVVEGMVEKHMIIDLAHASPRMARDVIAMTDVPLIVSHSGIHSHCAVKRNFEDDLMQEIAATGGIIGIGYWEDVTCDSTPAGIAKAIVAAIDLVGVEHVALGSDYDGSVETQMDTSELAALTQALMDAGLSETDIRAVMGENMMRVFREILPE, encoded by the coding sequence ATGTTCAAATGGATTGGACGCGGGCTTGGCCTGCTCATCATTATTGCTGCGGTTGTGTTCTGGGGCATCTTGCCCGGCGTCGTGGAAAAGGGCCAAAACCGCTCTGTCGCCCACGATCCCTATGTCATCAGCCCCGAAGCACAGGCCCTGCACGACAGCCTGATCATCGGCGACCTGCATGCCGACAGCCTGCTGTGGAACCGCAATCTTCTGGACCGCAGCGATCGCGGCCATGTCGATTTCCCGCGCCTGCGCGAAGGCAATGTCGCCGTACAGGTCTTTACGACCGTCACCAAAAGCCCCGCCGGGCAGAACTATGACGAAAACTCTGCCGATGCGCGCGACAACATTACGCTGCTGGCGCTGGTCGAAGCCTGGCCGATCCGAACCTGGAACAACCTGACCGAACGCGGCCTCTACATGGCTGAACGCATGGACGGCTTTGTCGAAAAGGCGCCCGATGAAATCCGGCTGATCCTGACCAAATCCGATCTGGATGCGGTTCTGGAGGCACGCGCCGAAGGGACACCGATCACCGGGGCTCTGATCGGTTCTGAAGGCGGACATATTCTGGAAGGCGACATCGCCAACCTCGATCGCATCTATGACGCGGGCTTTCGTCTGATGGGGCTGACGCATTTCTTCAACAACGCTCTGGGCGGATCGCTGCACGGCATCAACCCGCCGGGACTGACCGTTTTCGGGCGCGACGTCGTCGAGGGTATGGTCGAAAAGCACATGATCATCGATCTCGCCCATGCCTCTCCGCGCATGGCGCGCGACGTGATCGCCATGACCGATGTGCCGCTGATCGTGTCCCATTCCGGCATCCATTCGCATTGCGCCGTCAAACGCAATTTCGAAGACGATCTGATGCAGGAGATCGCAGCCACCGGCGGGATCATCGGCATCGGCTATTGGGAGGATGTCACCTGCGATTCCACTCCGGCAGGCATCGCCAAAGCGATTGTAGCAGCGATTGATCTGGTCGGGGTCGAGCATGTCGCACTGGGATCGGACTACGACGGATCGGTGGAAACGCAGATGGATACCTCGGAACTGGCCGCGCTCACGCAGGCGCTGATGGATGCCGGTCTGAGCGAGACGGACATCCGTGCCGTGATGGGCGAAAACATGATGCGCGTCTTCCGCGAAATACTGCCCGAATGA
- a CDS encoding DUF4389 domain-containing protein: MADPNEFDHVMPDLSASRPKRLKEVSENLFARFLYSVLIWIMMSFASTVIGFLALLQAVILLTNRKKPNGRIAGFGTDVGIWFAKATRYITGDSDVKPWPWTELD; this comes from the coding sequence ATGGCAGATCCGAACGAGTTCGATCACGTTATGCCCGACCTGTCCGCGTCCCGCCCGAAACGGCTGAAGGAGGTCAGCGAAAACCTTTTCGCGCGGTTTCTCTATTCCGTGCTGATTTGGATTATGATGAGCTTTGCGTCCACCGTGATTGGCTTTCTGGCGCTGTTGCAGGCCGTCATTCTGCTGACCAATCGCAAAAAGCCCAATGGGCGCATTGCGGGGTTCGGCACCGATGTCGGGATCTGGTTTGCCAAGGCCACCCGTTACATCACCGGCGACAGCGATGTGAAACCCTGGCCCTGGACCGAGCTGGACTGA
- a CDS encoding DksA/TraR family C4-type zinc finger protein, with protein MAGGWAKDGAVSEQIQASISDELARMKQKRAPVGESFLECADCGDDIPEARRKAVPGVKLCIDCQQERDGAYKARGGINRRGSKDSQLK; from the coding sequence ATGGCCGGCGGCTGGGCAAAAGATGGCGCAGTTAGCGAACAGATCCAGGCGTCGATTTCCGACGAACTGGCGCGGATGAAACAAAAGCGCGCGCCGGTAGGTGAGAGCTTCCTGGAATGTGCCGACTGCGGCGACGACATTCCCGAAGCCCGGCGCAAGGCGGTCCCGGGCGTGAAGCTTTGCATCGACTGCCAGCAGGAACGCGACGGCGCATATAAAGCGCGCGGCGGCATCAATCGGCGCGGGTCGAAAGACAGTCAGTTGAAGTGA
- a CDS encoding M3 family oligoendopeptidase → MRFTLPQPVFDANTQSGSSEFGDLPDWDLTDLYPSTDAPEVKRDLDWLEEACLSFARDYEGKLADLDGAGMYDCILRDERISQVAGRLGSFAGLLYYQNTVDGERAKFFSDIQDKITTYTAPLVFFSLEVNRIPEETLETMLQHDGLARYRPIFERMRKMRPYQLSDELERYEHDMSVVGASAWNKLFDETIADLEFNVNGQTLGLEATTTLMTDPDRSLREAAAKEISNVLGKNIKIFARVHNTLAKMGEVEDKWRGMPTPQTGRHLSNDVEPEVVQALRDAVVAAYPKLSHRYYELKRGWLGLDKLQVWDRNAPLPMEEHRVIGWEDAKATVMDAYSGFDPKMAEIAEPFFDRGWIDAGVKPGKAPGAFAHPTVTDAHPYVMLNYLGKQRDVMTLAHELGHGVHQVLAADQGELLANTPLTLAETASVFGEMLTFQKLLKGARSQAERKVLLAGKVEDMINTVVRQIAFYDFECKLHEARRGGELTPEEINRIWMSVQGESLGPAFEFMDGYEVYWSYIPHFVHSPFYVYAYAFGDGLVNALYAAYQEQPEGFQDKYFDMLKAGGSKHHSELLKPFGLDASDPKFWDKGLSMISGFIDELEAME, encoded by the coding sequence ATGCGGTTCACCCTGCCCCAGCCGGTCTTTGACGCCAACACCCAAAGCGGGTCTTCCGAGTTCGGCGATCTGCCGGATTGGGATCTGACGGATCTGTACCCGTCCACCGACGCCCCCGAAGTGAAACGCGATCTGGACTGGCTCGAAGAGGCCTGCCTGAGCTTTGCCCGTGACTATGAAGGCAAGCTGGCCGATCTGGACGGCGCGGGCATGTATGACTGCATCCTGCGCGACGAACGTATTTCTCAGGTCGCCGGACGTCTGGGGTCCTTTGCAGGGCTGCTCTATTACCAGAACACCGTCGATGGCGAGCGGGCAAAATTCTTTTCCGACATTCAGGACAAGATCACAACCTACACCGCACCACTGGTGTTCTTTTCGCTCGAAGTGAACCGCATCCCCGAAGAGACGCTGGAAACCATGCTCCAGCACGACGGTCTGGCGCGCTATCGCCCGATCTTTGAACGGATGCGCAAAATGCGCCCCTATCAGCTGTCCGACGAATTGGAACGCTACGAACACGATATGTCCGTGGTCGGCGCCTCCGCTTGGAATAAGCTTTTCGACGAAACCATCGCCGATCTGGAATTCAATGTGAACGGCCAGACCCTGGGTCTGGAAGCCACCACCACGCTGATGACCGACCCCGATCGCAGCCTCCGCGAGGCCGCGGCGAAAGAGATTTCAAACGTTCTGGGCAAGAACATCAAAATTTTTGCCCGCGTCCACAACACGCTGGCGAAAATGGGCGAGGTCGAGGACAAATGGCGCGGCATGCCGACCCCGCAAACCGGGCGGCACCTGTCCAACGATGTCGAACCCGAGGTGGTCCAGGCCCTGCGTGATGCGGTTGTCGCCGCCTATCCCAAACTGTCGCATCGCTATTATGAACTGAAACGCGGCTGGCTTGGGCTGGACAAATTGCAGGTCTGGGACCGCAATGCCCCCTTGCCCATGGAAGAACACCGCGTGATCGGCTGGGAAGACGCCAAAGCAACGGTGATGGACGCCTACAGCGGCTTTGACCCGAAAATGGCCGAGATCGCCGAACCGTTCTTTGACCGTGGCTGGATCGACGCAGGCGTGAAGCCCGGCAAGGCTCCCGGCGCCTTTGCCCACCCCACGGTCACCGATGCCCATCCCTATGTCATGCTCAACTATCTGGGCAAGCAGCGCGATGTGATGACCCTGGCCCATGAGCTTGGCCATGGCGTGCATCAGGTTCTGGCCGCAGACCAGGGCGAATTGCTGGCCAATACGCCGCTGACACTGGCCGAAACCGCCTCGGTCTTCGGCGAGATGCTGACCTTCCAGAAACTGCTGAAAGGCGCCCGTTCACAGGCTGAACGCAAAGTGCTGCTGGCGGGCAAGGTCGAAGACATGATCAACACGGTCGTGCGTCAGATCGCCTTTTACGACTTCGAATGTAAACTGCACGAGGCACGCCGCGGCGGCGAACTGACCCCCGAAGAGATCAATCGGATCTGGATGTCGGTGCAGGGCGAATCTCTGGGCCCGGCCTTTGAGTTCATGGACGGCTATGAAGTCTACTGGTCCTACATCCCGCATTTCGTGCATTCGCCCTTCTATGTCTATGCCTATGCCTTTGGCGACGGGCTGGTGAACGCGCTCTACGCCGCCTACCAAGAACAGCCCGAGGGCTTTCAGGACAAATATTTCGACATGCTGAAAGCGGGTGGCTCAAAACACCATTCCGAATTGTTGAAGCCCTTTGGCCTCGACGCCTCGGACCCGAAATTCTGGGATAAGGGTTTGTCAATGATTTCCGGATTTATTGATGAGCTGGAAGCGATGGAATAG